A portion of the Cervus canadensis isolate Bull #8, Minnesota chromosome 26, ASM1932006v1, whole genome shotgun sequence genome contains these proteins:
- the ODAM gene encoding odontogenic ameloblast-associated protein, whose product MRTIILLGLLGATMSAPLIPQRLMSASNSNELLLNLNNAQLQPLQLQGPFNSWIPPFPGILQQQQQDQIPGLSPFSLSTLERFAGLVPNQIFVPGQVGFAQGTQAGQLDPSQPQTPQQTQRGPKNVMPSLLSLKMPQEQAQLLQYYPVYMFLPWEQPQQTVAQSPPQTRLQLFEEQMPYYTEFGYIPQQVEPVMPGGQQQPAFDPFLGTAPEIAVMPAEVSPYLQKEMINFQHTNAGIFIPSTSQKPSTTIFFTSAVDPIITTELTEKKAKTESLKES is encoded by the exons ATGAGAACTATAATTCTTCTCGGCCTACTGGGAGCCACAATGTCAGCCCCC cttATTCCACAGCGCCTTATGTCTGCAAGCAACAGCAATGAG TTGCTTCTGAATCTTAATAATGCTCAGCTTCAACCACTACAGCTTCAG GGCCCATTTAATTCATGGATTCCTCCTTTCCCTGGAATTctacaacagcagcagcaggatcaaATTCCAGGACTCTCCCCATTCTCTTTATCAACTCTCGAGCGGTTTGCTGGACTGGTCCCAAATCAGATATTCGTCCCAGGACAGGTTGGTTTTGCCCAAGGAACCCAGGCAGGACAGCTGGACCCCTCACAGCCTCAGACTCCACAGCAGACCCAACGGGGCCCTAAGAAT GTTATGCCCTCTCTGTTATCCTTGAAAATGCCTCAAGAGCAAGCACAG ctgctTCAGTACTACCCAGTCTACATGTTCCTGCCCTGGGAACAGCCTCAACAAACAGTCGCACAGTCACCGCCACAAACAAGACTGCAGCTGTTTGAGGAGCAG ATGCCATATTATACTGAATTTGGATATATTCCACAACAAGTAGAACCT GTTATGCCAGGAGGACAGCAGCAACCAGCCTTTGATCCCTTCCTAGGTACAGCTCCTGAAATTGCTGTGATG CCAGCAGAAGTGTCACcatatttacaaaaagaaatgataaattttCAGCACACCAATGCAGGAATTTTCATTCCTTCAACTtcacaaaaacccagcacaacaattttttttacttctgCTGTGGACCCAATCATTACCACAGAGCTCACGGAAAAGAAG GCCAAGACTGAGAGCCTCAAGGAATCATAA